One genomic window of Inquilinus sp. KBS0705 includes the following:
- a CDS encoding Gfo/Idh/MocA family oxidoreductase has translation MATYKKVEGDIRIGFLGCGVITGKHAKTLKKFDGVHLYFASRAQQKAVEFESKYNGEGHFGSYEAAIASPNVDVIFIATPPDSHLSLAIAAMKAGKHVIVEKPPFFRSADFDTIDSLRKEYGVQLFVAENYFYKPVLQKLRNVLAGKLIGDIKFMFFNAAKKQVVNDWRGDTNTAGGGALFEGGIHWINFISNLGMSIKHIIGYFPQNKSSVGKTERSMQVVAQYEDGPVGTLLYSWEVNALFKGLRVSRIYGSKGSIKFESNGLFIFVRGDKWKLIFPGISDIGGTKGMFTDFFNALREGEDAKFNLYIAKRDLLYIEQAYLSAGVSSIA, from the coding sequence ATGGCAACATATAAAAAGGTAGAAGGGGATATACGTATAGGATTTTTAGGGTGCGGGGTCATTACAGGCAAGCATGCCAAAACGCTTAAGAAGTTTGATGGTGTCCATTTGTATTTTGCCAGCAGGGCCCAACAAAAAGCGGTTGAATTTGAATCGAAGTATAATGGCGAGGGCCACTTCGGATCATACGAGGCTGCAATAGCGTCGCCAAACGTAGATGTTATTTTTATAGCTACACCGCCCGATAGCCACCTCTCACTGGCTATTGCAGCCATGAAAGCAGGCAAACACGTAATTGTAGAAAAACCACCCTTTTTTAGATCTGCTGATTTTGATACGATAGATAGTTTACGCAAGGAATACGGCGTGCAACTATTTGTGGCCGAAAATTATTTTTATAAACCAGTGCTGCAAAAGCTACGCAATGTGCTTGCTGGAAAGCTTATCGGCGACATTAAGTTTATGTTTTTTAACGCTGCCAAAAAACAGGTAGTTAACGATTGGCGGGGCGACACTAATACAGCAGGTGGTGGGGCGTTATTTGAAGGCGGCATCCATTGGATCAACTTTATATCAAACCTGGGGATGAGCATCAAACATATAATTGGCTATTTCCCGCAAAATAAAAGCAGCGTTGGTAAAACCGAGCGCAGTATGCAGGTGGTTGCCCAATATGAGGACGGGCCTGTGGGTACACTTCTTTATTCGTGGGAAGTAAACGCGCTGTTCAAGGGCTTGCGGGTATCGCGCATTTATGGCAGCAAAGGCTCTATAAAATTCGAATCTAATGGCTTATTCATATTTGTTAGAGGTGATAAATGGAAGTTGATCTTTCCCGGTATAAGTGATATTGGCGGTACAAAAGGTATGTTCACAGATTTTTTTAATGCTTTACGCGAAGGTGAAGATGCTAAGTTTAACCTGTATATTGCCAAGCGCGACTTGCTATATATAGAACAGGCATATCTATCGGCAGGGGTCTCATCAATTGCTTAA
- a CDS encoding GMC family oxidoreductase yields MQSYDAIVIGSGFGGSMTARQLVNAGMKVLMLERGGFVTRGEHNWDMRGSIDLSEFYDKTSLLHVEKGGNKPTMGLYSCVGGPSVFYGGVSFRFREADFEKNEQIEGANAQGWPIKYNDLESYYTQAEGILHISGETGIDPTEPYRSTPLPQGKPQLANISNKVKASAQKLGLHPFQLPLAINYEDTTRGTCQHCKTCDTFACAISAKNDLATMVLPDLIGKGMELLPNMVVTKLNAEGRKIVSANATSKTTGEKQTFKAGLIILAAGSLGTPHVLLSSGMQQYNPGGDVIGRYLMRHLNSIIFGIFPGVADKEGRFHKQLAILDYYFGKEGSEFNKVGSLQQMPTPPMGLVQNEIKGPLGKLLSQGVRLLSGLLAIVEDQPQFSNYITIDQAHKDEFGLPRPVISHEYSARDVAALKVLTDAGKRIMKGAGALTHYIHDIRTFSHAVGTVRMGTDEKKSALDENCKFRGIDNLYVTDGSVMPTSAALNPSLTIAANALRVGDLIIKAS; encoded by the coding sequence ATGCAGAGCTACGATGCTATTGTCATTGGAAGCGGTTTTGGTGGTTCGATGACGGCACGGCAGTTAGTGAACGCGGGTATGAAAGTGCTGATGCTGGAGCGTGGCGGTTTTGTTACCCGTGGTGAACACAACTGGGATATGCGTGGCTCTATAGATCTGTCGGAGTTTTATGATAAAACCAGTTTGCTGCATGTAGAGAAGGGGGGCAATAAGCCGACTATGGGGTTATATTCCTGCGTTGGTGGGCCCTCTGTATTTTATGGTGGGGTTTCCTTTCGTTTCCGGGAAGCAGACTTTGAAAAGAACGAGCAGATCGAAGGGGCTAATGCCCAGGGCTGGCCTATTAAATATAATGACCTTGAAAGCTATTACACCCAAGCCGAAGGGATACTACATATATCAGGGGAAACGGGAATAGACCCTACCGAGCCGTATCGAAGTACACCGCTGCCCCAGGGCAAGCCACAATTGGCCAATATATCAAACAAGGTAAAAGCAAGCGCGCAAAAACTGGGGTTACACCCTTTTCAGCTACCCTTAGCCATTAATTACGAAGATACTACACGAGGCACCTGCCAGCATTGCAAAACATGCGATACATTTGCCTGCGCTATAAGCGCCAAAAACGATTTAGCTACGATGGTTTTGCCAGACCTTATTGGGAAAGGAATGGAGCTGTTACCTAACATGGTAGTAACCAAACTAAATGCAGAGGGCCGAAAAATAGTTAGCGCTAATGCTACATCAAAAACAACCGGCGAAAAACAAACTTTTAAAGCGGGCCTTATAATTTTAGCAGCGGGTTCGTTGGGTACGCCACATGTTTTACTATCATCAGGGATGCAACAATACAACCCCGGCGGCGATGTGATTGGCCGGTATTTAATGCGCCATTTAAATTCAATCATTTTTGGGATATTCCCTGGTGTAGCAGATAAAGAAGGACGTTTTCACAAACAGTTGGCTATTTTAGATTATTACTTTGGCAAGGAAGGTTCTGAATTTAATAAAGTAGGCAGTTTGCAACAAATGCCAACCCCTCCAATGGGATTGGTCCAAAACGAAATTAAAGGGCCGCTTGGTAAATTATTAAGTCAGGGTGTGCGCTTACTTAGCGGCTTATTAGCGATAGTGGAAGATCAGCCGCAGTTTAGTAATTATATAACCATTGATCAGGCGCATAAGGATGAATTTGGGTTACCACGTCCTGTTATATCGCACGAATATTCCGCAAGAGATGTGGCTGCGTTAAAAGTGTTAACCGACGCAGGTAAAAGGATAATGAAGGGCGCCGGGGCATTAACACATTATATACATGATATCCGTACTTTTTCTCATGCGGTGGGTACGGTACGTATGGGCACTGATGAAAAAAAATCAGCCCTTGATGAGAACTGCAAATTTCGTGGTATAGATAATTTATATGTTACCGATGGTAGCGTTATGCCTACATCGGCGGCTTTAAACCCAAGTTTAACCATTGCTGCCAATGCCCTGCGCGTAGGCGATTTAATTATTAAAGCAAGTTAA
- a CDS encoding SPFH domain-containing protein → MGPSTIIYLVLAFFALIIIFSSFVTVKQGTIVVITVFGKYHRILTPGLSFKIPLIENIYSQISIQNRSVELEFQAVTFDQANVYFKAMLLYSVLDQQEETIKNVAFKFVDERNLMQALIRTVEGSIRAFVATKRQAEVLVLRRDIVEHVKEQLDTILENWGYHLQDLQLNDITFDDVIMKSMSQVVASNNLKAAAENEGQALLITKTKAAEADGNAIKISAEAERQAAQLRGQGIALFREEVAKGMTMAAKEMQGANMDTSVILFTMWTESIKHFAENSQGNVIFLDGSTDGMQRTMKEMMSLNLLQPDKVKK, encoded by the coding sequence ATGGGGCCATCAACAATTATATATCTGGTATTGGCATTTTTTGCGCTGATCATAATTTTTTCGTCGTTTGTAACGGTTAAGCAGGGCACAATTGTAGTGATAACAGTGTTTGGTAAATACCATCGTATTTTAACGCCAGGCCTTAGTTTTAAGATACCTCTTATTGAAAATATCTACTCGCAGATATCCATACAAAACCGCTCGGTTGAACTGGAGTTTCAGGCGGTAACGTTTGACCAGGCCAATGTGTACTTTAAAGCCATGCTATTGTATTCAGTGCTTGATCAACAGGAAGAAACCATAAAAAATGTGGCCTTTAAGTTTGTTGATGAGCGCAACCTGATGCAGGCATTAATACGCACAGTTGAGGGGTCGATAAGAGCTTTTGTAGCCACTAAAAGGCAAGCCGAAGTGTTAGTGCTTCGCCGCGATATTGTAGAGCATGTGAAGGAGCAATTAGATACCATTTTAGAAAACTGGGGCTATCACTTACAGGACCTTCAACTAAATGATATTACGTTTGATGATGTGATTATGAAATCAATGAGCCAGGTGGTAGCATCGAACAATTTAAAAGCCGCTGCCGAAAACGAAGGACAGGCACTATTGATTACAAAAACTAAAGCCGCTGAAGCTGATGGTAATGCCATAAAAATATCTGCCGAAGCCGAGCGGCAGGCAGCCCAACTACGTGGCCAGGGAATTGCATTGTTCCGCGAGGAAGTGGCAAAGGGTATGACCATGGCTGCAAAAGAAATGCAAGGCGCCAATATGGATACATCTGTTATCTTATTTACGATGTGGACCGAATCAATAAAACACTTTGCCGAAAACTCGCAGGGCAACGTTATATTTTTAGACGGATCTACAGACGGTATGCAACGTACCATGAAAGAAATGATGAGCTTAAACCTTTTACAACCCGATAAAGTCAAAAAGTAA
- a CDS encoding DUF922 domain-containing protein, translating into MILKSFRFSFLLAVVLFIANMTTAQPFRQLTAADFMGTPKANNRGVIAYTNCTLDFSYQANHSKNDYLLHFKVTLQLNNYKSWMDKARITSAEQLAEILKHEQGHYNIAYLEQQEVIRTMERTRFTANYRAEAMDLFNRIDAKYKQLNIDYDEDTQHSVNKQQQHSWDIYFAKRLEYMPSAENAGM; encoded by the coding sequence ATGATTTTAAAAAGTTTTAGATTCTCTTTTTTACTTGCAGTGGTACTATTTATCGCAAATATGACTACTGCTCAGCCTTTCAGGCAGTTAACGGCCGCCGACTTTATGGGCACCCCAAAGGCAAATAACAGGGGTGTAATTGCTTACACCAACTGCACGCTCGATTTTAGCTATCAGGCTAATCATAGTAAAAATGATTACTTACTGCATTTTAAAGTTACGTTGCAGCTAAACAACTACAAATCGTGGATGGATAAAGCACGCATTACATCGGCGGAGCAACTTGCTGAGATACTAAAGCACGAGCAGGGCCACTATAATATCGCCTACTTAGAACAGCAAGAGGTTATACGAACAATGGAACGCACCCGCTTTACAGCTAACTACCGGGCAGAAGCAATGGATCTGTTCAATCGCATTGATGCTAAGTATAAACAGTTAAATATTGATTATGACGAAGACACCCAGCACAGTGTTAACAAACAACAACAACATAGTTGGGATATATATTTCGCCAAACGTTTAGAATATATGCCCTCTGCCGAAAATGCAGGCATGTAG
- a CDS encoding UDP-2,3-diacylglucosamine diphosphatase, producing MPTGNKLYFASDFHLGANGYELSREREDRIVRWLDTIKVDAAELFLVGDVFDFWFEYKTVIPKGYTRFLGKLAELTDAGIKLYLFKGNHDMWMFDYFEKELNATIISNQMEMEQGGKKFYIHHGDGLGPFDYKYKTLKKIFRSRLCQWLFARVHPNLGVGIASRWSRHSRIAGLEEFKEMDNRREWLEIYSTELLQTKYYDYFIFGHRHKPLDMMLAGNSRYINLGEWVNYFTYAVFDGDSLELKYFEATEKNP from the coding sequence ATGCCAACCGGTAATAAACTTTATTTCGCTTCAGACTTTCACCTGGGTGCCAACGGATACGAATTGTCGCGTGAGCGGGAAGACCGTATTGTCCGATGGCTTGACACTATAAAAGTAGATGCTGCTGAGTTATTTTTAGTAGGTGATGTTTTTGATTTTTGGTTTGAATACAAAACAGTTATCCCAAAAGGATACACCCGCTTTTTAGGCAAATTGGCCGAACTTACCGATGCCGGTATAAAGCTTTATCTTTTTAAAGGCAACCACGATATGTGGATGTTTGATTATTTTGAAAAGGAGCTAAACGCTACTATCATTAGTAACCAAATGGAAATGGAACAGGGTGGTAAAAAGTTTTACATTCACCATGGTGATGGCCTTGGCCCTTTTGATTATAAATACAAAACATTAAAAAAAATATTCCGCAGCCGTTTGTGTCAATGGCTGTTTGCAAGGGTACACCCCAATTTAGGTGTTGGCATAGCTAGCAGATGGTCGCGGCATAGCCGTATAGCTGGCTTAGAGGAGTTTAAAGAAATGGATAATCGGCGCGAGTGGCTGGAAATATATTCAACCGAATTACTGCAGACGAAGTATTATGATTACTTTATATTTGGCCATCGGCACAAACCACTTGATATGATGCTAGCCGGTAATAGCCGCTATATAAACCTTGGCGAGTGGGTTAATTATTTTACCTATGCAGTTTTTGACGGTGACAGCCTTGAGCTAAAATACTTTGAAGCTACCGAAAAAAATCCTTAG
- the prfA gene encoding peptide chain release factor 1, with the protein MLEKLELIYQRWKNVEAELSSPDAMADMKRFAQLNKEYKDLAKIVDEYNIYRNIMSNIETNKEILATEKDEEFREMAKMELDELLVKQDEMEESIRLMLIPKDPEDSKNAIIEIRGGTGGDEAALFAGDLYRMYMRYCEKRGWRTELVDYTEGTAGGYKEIVFNVTADDAYGNFKYESGVHRVQRVPDTETQGRVHTSAASVVVLPEVDEFDIDLQVSDIRKDLFCASGPGGQSVNTTYSAVRLTHIPTGIVAQCQDQKSQLKNYDKALGVLRSRVYEMELQKHLEETSKKRKTMVATGDRSAKVRTYNYPQGRLTEHRIGLTIYNLNGVMNGDLQEIMEALQFAENAEKLKEGTVA; encoded by the coding sequence ATGTTAGAGAAATTAGAATTAATATACCAGCGCTGGAAGAACGTAGAAGCCGAATTAAGCAGCCCGGATGCTATGGCTGATATGAAGCGTTTTGCACAGCTCAATAAAGAATATAAAGACCTTGCCAAAATTGTTGATGAGTATAACATATACCGCAACATAATGAGCAATATTGAAACTAATAAAGAAATATTAGCTACCGAAAAAGACGAAGAGTTTCGTGAAATGGCTAAGATGGAATTAGATGAGCTTTTAGTGAAACAGGATGAAATGGAAGAATCTATCCGTTTGATGCTTATACCTAAAGACCCTGAGGACTCTAAGAATGCCATTATTGAGATACGCGGTGGTACCGGCGGCGACGAGGCTGCATTGTTTGCAGGCGACCTTTATCGCATGTATATGCGTTATTGCGAAAAACGCGGCTGGCGTACCGAATTGGTAGATTATACCGAAGGTACCGCTGGTGGCTATAAAGAAATTGTTTTTAATGTAACTGCAGATGACGCATACGGTAACTTTAAATACGAATCTGGCGTGCATCGTGTGCAGCGTGTCCCGGATACCGAAACACAAGGGCGCGTACATACATCTGCTGCGTCTGTAGTTGTATTGCCCGAGGTTGATGAATTTGATATCGACTTGCAGGTAAGTGACATACGTAAAGATTTGTTCTGCGCATCAGGGCCGGGCGGCCAATCGGTAAATACAACCTACTCGGCAGTAAGACTGACACACATACCTACAGGTATTGTAGCACAATGCCAGGACCAAAAATCGCAGTTGAAAAATTATGATAAAGCCTTAGGGGTTTTACGCTCGAGGGTGTACGAAATGGAGTTGCAAAAGCATTTGGAAGAAACTTCTAAAAAGCGAAAAACCATGGTAGCAACCGGCGATAGATCGGCTAAAGTGCGTACTTATAATTATCCGCAAGGTCGTTTAACCGAGCACCGTATTGGTTTAACCATTTATAACTTAAATGGTGTAATGAACGGCGATCTGCAAGAGATTATGGAAGCACTACAATTTGCAGAGAATGCGGAGAAGCTAAAAGAGGGCACTGTAGCTTAA
- a CDS encoding FAD:protein FMN transferase → MGNRFEIRLVANNPVWANQRIDSAINEINRVEKLLSTFTEDSVINEINRNAGIKPVYVNAEIFELIDRALQISALTYGTFDTTYALTSKPKAEINSSIVVKTLKKKLSQTNYTNVMLNAESQTVYLKNKGMRIGFGAISRGYATDRAKYILQMEGVSSGVINAGGDLLTWGLQPDNQPWTIATADHNQADKPFANINISNMAVATSFNTELLSSVISSKDIDAESGFPVSHIQSVSIITPTAELADAMATPIISMGVNAGLYLINKLNQIACIVIDDHNRTYTSKDINKLM, encoded by the coding sequence ATGGGTAACAGGTTTGAGATTCGATTAGTTGCCAATAACCCTGTTTGGGCTAACCAGCGTATAGATAGCGCCATAAACGAAATAAATCGCGTTGAAAAGCTGTTAAGCACCTTTACTGAGGATAGCGTTATTAATGAGATAAACCGCAATGCAGGTATCAAACCTGTGTATGTTAACGCAGAAATATTTGAATTGATTGATAGAGCACTGCAAATATCAGCACTTACTTATGGCACATTTGATACCACTTATGCCTTAACAAGCAAGCCAAAAGCCGAGATCAATAGCTCGATAGTTGTAAAAACACTGAAAAAGAAACTAAGCCAAACTAACTATACAAATGTTATGCTTAATGCCGAAAGCCAAACTGTTTATTTAAAAAATAAAGGCATGCGCATAGGCTTTGGTGCCATTAGCCGGGGCTATGCTACAGACAGGGCTAAATATATTTTACAGATGGAAGGTGTTAGCAGTGGTGTAATAAATGCTGGTGGCGATTTGCTTACATGGGGCCTGCAGCCTGATAACCAACCCTGGACAATTGCAACAGCCGACCATAACCAGGCTGACAAACCTTTTGCTAACATTAACATTAGTAACATGGCTGTAGCTACATCTTTTAATACAGAACTTCTAAGCAGTGTTATCTCATCAAAAGATATTGATGCTGAGAGTGGATTTCCGGTTAGCCATATACAAAGCGTAAGCATTATAACACCCACAGCAGAATTAGCCGACGCAATGGCAACGCCAATTATATCTATGGGTGTAAATGCAGGTTTATATCTAATTAATAAATTAAATCAAATAGCCTGTATTGTTATTGATGATCATAACCGAACCTACACATCAAAAGATATTAATAAATTGATGTAA
- a CDS encoding response regulator transcription factor, with translation MNVLIIEDEKALANEMELFLSKNNYICEVCYNGTTASERIAINLYDFILLDLGLPDYEGLNLLKEAKQNNPEAACIILTARAEVNDRVKGLDLGADDYLAKPFSLLELQSRMQAITRRKFGLVHNVIELDGFLVNLTERTIMYLNNNVSAITKKEFDLIAYLLLHKNRTLSRSQLSEHIWGSLINDDYDSNFIDAHIKNIRKKLSAFAPAEWLETVRGLGYRIKTNV, from the coding sequence ATGAACGTTTTAATTATTGAGGATGAAAAAGCGCTTGCTAACGAAATGGAATTGTTTTTAAGCAAAAACAATTATATATGCGAAGTATGCTATAATGGCACCACAGCCTCTGAAAGAATAGCCATTAACCTATACGACTTTATTTTGTTAGATCTTGGACTGCCTGATTACGAGGGCTTAAATCTGTTAAAAGAAGCGAAACAAAATAACCCTGAAGCGGCATGTATTATACTAACTGCACGCGCCGAGGTTAACGACAGAGTAAAGGGCCTTGATTTGGGTGCGGATGATTACCTGGCTAAACCATTCTCGCTATTAGAATTACAGAGCCGCATGCAGGCCATTACGCGCCGAAAATTTGGCCTTGTACATAATGTTATTGAACTGGATGGCTTTTTAGTGAATTTAACAGAGCGTACCATAATGTACCTTAATAATAACGTAAGCGCAATTACCAAAAAGGAATTCGACCTTATTGCTTATTTATTATTGCATAAAAACCGTACACTTAGCCGTTCGCAGTTAAGCGAACACATATGGGGCAGCTTAATAAATGACGATTATGACTCGAATTTTATAGATGCCCACATTAAAAACATCCGTAAAAAACTAAGCGCCTTTGCCCCTGCAGAATGGTTAGAGACCGTACGCGGCCTGGGCTATCGCATAAAAACAAACGTTTAA
- a CDS encoding sensor histidine kinase, producing MKLKTKLTLFNAISKLVIVTLFVLLLPSIIENINKNYTDSRLIKQKDKLLQIVKERGIKAYIEDGESYGSYLPLKEEYISLDEVKARYSLDTIQDEKRLVEQDTIDYRILSHTFKADDKTYLLEIGKSVETIGDTSGPLQNIAFKVLLSMILLTILADLIYSNYVLKPLSLIIRTKLIGNKFPSFTTYREVKTSTTDFQHLDISIHKMVEAIESAFQKEREFISNASHELMTPISIIQSKIENMFEQEDIADEIKVRLLEMQRILNRLKTITKTLLLISQIENDQFLKEDEITASNLLQEVYDEISIRLQEKNITYVYNIVDEVTLTNINRYLLFNLLFNLVNNAIKYNNTNGSITITGLLLKTNYAISIADTGIGIAEEELPFIFDRFKKIRQSLSQDSFGLGLPIVKSIAAFHQIEIQVSSEKDNGSTFTLLFPLALTKPAF from the coding sequence TTGAAACTCAAAACCAAACTTACACTATTCAATGCCATCTCGAAATTGGTTATTGTAACACTTTTTGTGCTGCTTCTACCCTCTATTATCGAAAACATAAATAAAAATTATACTGATAGCCGACTTATAAAACAAAAAGATAAGCTGTTACAAATAGTTAAAGAACGAGGTATAAAAGCTTATATAGAAGACGGTGAAAGTTATGGTAGTTACCTGCCATTAAAAGAAGAATATATTAGCCTTGATGAGGTTAAAGCCCGCTATTCACTTGATACCATACAAGATGAAAAACGCCTGGTGGAGCAAGACACCATTGATTACCGCATACTTAGCCACACGTTTAAAGCTGACGATAAAACATACCTGCTTGAAATTGGAAAAAGTGTTGAAACGATAGGCGATACAAGTGGGCCATTACAAAACATTGCCTTTAAGGTGCTGTTAAGCATGATATTGCTCACCATTTTGGCCGATTTGATATATTCTAATTATGTATTAAAACCCTTAAGTTTAATTATCAGAACAAAACTTATTGGTAATAAATTTCCAAGCTTTACTACCTACCGCGAAGTTAAAACAAGCACTACAGATTTTCAACATCTTGATATTAGCATTCATAAAATGGTTGAAGCGATAGAAAGCGCCTTTCAAAAAGAAAGAGAGTTTATATCAAATGCGTCACATGAGTTGATGACGCCTATCTCTATAATTCAGTCGAAAATAGAGAACATGTTTGAGCAGGAGGATATTGCCGATGAGATAAAAGTGCGCCTCCTGGAAATGCAACGGATACTTAACAGATTAAAAACTATTACCAAAACGCTTTTATTAATATCACAGATAGAAAATGATCAGTTTTTAAAAGAGGATGAAATTACAGCATCAAACCTGTTGCAAGAAGTATATGATGAAATATCCATACGCCTTCAGGAAAAAAACATCACTTATGTATATAATATAGTTGATGAGGTAACTTTAACCAATATTAACCGCTACCTGTTATTTAATTTACTTTTCAATCTGGTTAATAATGCCATAAAGTACAATAACACCAACGGATCTATAACTATCACGGGGCTATTACTTAAAACCAACTATGCCATATCTATTGCTGATACGGGTATTGGTATAGCGGAAGAAGAATTACCATTCATTTTTGACAGGTTTAAAAAAATAAGGCAATCGTTGTCGCAAGATAGTTTTGGGCTAGGCCTGCCTATCGTAAAATCTATAGCAGCCTTCCATCAAATAGAAATACAAGTAAGCTCTGAAAAAGACAATGGGAGTACTTTTACCCTTTTATTCCCGTTAGCACTTACCAAACCTGCTTTTTAA
- a CDS encoding OmpA family protein, which yields MKTLKIKIATFSIAIASLGILGSGCNSLTKTQKGAAIGAGAGGTVGALIGKAAGNTALGAIIGGAVGGTAGAFIGRNMDRQAAEIKQTVPGATVTREGEGILVKFDSGILFDTDKADLKAAAQTNLANLATSLQNNPQTNILIVGHTDNTGTDAHNMDLSVRRAQSVKSYIAASGNVALSRLSTSGKGESEPIADNNTVDGRAQNRRVEIVIVANEAMKNQAKSATN from the coding sequence ATGAAAACATTAAAAATAAAAATTGCTACGTTCAGTATTGCTATTGCTTCGTTAGGTATTTTAGGTTCAGGTTGTAACTCACTTACAAAAACTCAAAAAGGCGCTGCAATTGGCGCTGGTGCCGGCGGTACCGTTGGTGCTCTTATTGGTAAAGCTGCGGGTAACACTGCATTAGGTGCAATTATTGGCGGTGCTGTAGGTGGTACAGCAGGTGCATTTATTGGCCGTAATATGGATAGGCAAGCTGCCGAGATTAAACAAACCGTACCCGGAGCAACTGTAACCCGCGAAGGTGAGGGTATATTAGTTAAGTTTGATTCGGGAATATTATTTGATACCGACAAAGCAGACCTTAAAGCTGCTGCCCAAACTAATTTGGCAAACTTAGCTACTTCATTACAAAACAACCCTCAAACAAACATCCTGATTGTTGGCCACACCGATAACACCGGTACCGATGCGCATAATATGGATCTTTCTGTAAGAAGGGCGCAATCAGTAAAATCATATATAGCAGCATCAGGAAACGTTGCATTATCACGACTAAGCACAAGCGGAAAAGGTGAAAGCGAACCAATTGCAGATAATAATACCGTTGATGGTCGCGCACAAAATCGCCGTGTAGAAATTGTTATTGTTGCTAACGAGGCAATGAAAAATCAAGCCAAAAGTGCTACAAATTAA